One window of Curtobacterium sp. 458 genomic DNA carries:
- a CDS encoding penicillin-binding protein 2 gives MNRQLRGVSTVIVLMFVALFVSTTSIQFFSAEQLRADPRNSRTILASYSTKRGAILVDGSPIAESSPSNDQYQYQRKYTDGDLYSAVTGYFTIGQGNSGIESAENGVLSGNSDASFFQNLNAILTGQDVQGDNVNLTIDPDVQKAAYDALGSNTGAVVAIQPKTGKILAMVSKESYDPNVLTSHDTADVVAKYKALEQAAGQPLKNRAIAGDLYTPGSVFKLIVASAALEGGKYTLDSTFPNPSRLQLPGTSTYINNAEGGSCGGGDKVKLRTAIQYSCNIPFAELGQKLGYDAIKSMADKYGFSDQIEVPMKATASQYPDVSDDTAQLMLSAFGQASVRVTPLQMAMVSAGIANGGTVMQPTLIDSITTSDLKTVESFSPKEFSSPLSSSEAGDLTEAMQSVVNAGTGTNAKIPGVDVAGKTGTAEGGTGDPYTLWFTGFAPAKDPEVAVAVVVGNGGGLGQSGVGNTVAAPVAKKVMEAVLNK, from the coding sequence GTGAACCGACAACTCCGCGGTGTGTCCACCGTCATCGTGCTCATGTTCGTCGCGCTCTTCGTGTCGACCACGTCGATCCAGTTCTTCTCGGCCGAACAGCTGCGTGCCGACCCCCGCAACTCCCGGACGATCCTCGCGAGCTACTCCACGAAGCGCGGCGCCATCCTCGTGGACGGCAGCCCGATCGCGGAGTCCTCCCCGTCGAACGACCAGTACCAGTACCAGCGGAAGTACACCGACGGCGACCTCTACTCGGCGGTCACGGGGTACTTCACGATCGGTCAGGGCAACTCCGGCATCGAGAGCGCGGAGAACGGAGTGCTGTCCGGCAACTCGGACGCCTCGTTCTTCCAGAACCTCAACGCGATCCTCACCGGCCAGGACGTCCAGGGCGACAACGTCAACCTGACGATCGACCCGGACGTGCAGAAGGCCGCGTACGACGCCCTCGGCTCGAACACCGGCGCCGTCGTGGCGATCCAGCCGAAGACCGGCAAGATCCTGGCGATGGTCTCGAAGGAGTCGTACGACCCGAACGTCCTGACCTCGCACGACACCGCCGACGTCGTCGCGAAGTACAAGGCGCTCGAGCAGGCCGCCGGGCAGCCGCTGAAGAACCGTGCGATCGCGGGCGACCTCTACACGCCGGGCTCGGTGTTCAAGCTCATCGTCGCGTCGGCGGCACTCGAGGGCGGCAAGTACACCCTCGACTCGACGTTCCCCAACCCCTCGCGGCTGCAGCTCCCGGGCACGAGCACGTACATCAACAACGCCGAGGGCGGCTCGTGCGGGGGCGGCGACAAGGTCAAGCTCCGCACGGCGATCCAGTACTCGTGCAACATCCCGTTCGCGGAGCTCGGACAGAAGCTCGGCTACGACGCGATCAAGAGCATGGCGGACAAGTACGGCTTCAGCGACCAGATCGAGGTCCCGATGAAGGCCACCGCGAGCCAGTACCCCGACGTCAGCGATGACACCGCCCAGCTCATGCTCAGCGCGTTCGGCCAGGCGAGCGTCCGCGTCACCCCGCTGCAGATGGCGATGGTGTCGGCGGGCATCGCGAACGGCGGTACGGTGATGCAGCCGACGCTGATCGACTCGATCACGACGAGCGACCTCAAGACGGTCGAGTCGTTCTCCCCGAAGGAGTTCAGCAGCCCGCTGTCCTCGTCGGAGGCCGGTGACCTCACCGAGGCGATGCAGAGCGTCGTCAACGCGGGGACCGGGACGAACGCCAAGATCCCCGGGGTCGACGTCGCAGGCAAGACCGGGACCGCCGAGGGCGGGACCGGCGACCCCTACACGCTCTGGTTCACGGGCTTCGCTCCGGCGAAGGACCCGGAGGTCGCCGTCGCGGTCGTCGTCGGCAACGGCGGCGGTCTCGGGCAGTCCGGGGTCGGCAACACGGTCGCGGCTCCGGTCGCGAAGAAGGTCATGGAGGCGGTGCTGAACAAATGA
- a CDS encoding protein kinase, translated as MRPTSGLTFGGRYQLSSRVAIGGMGEVWQATDLVIGRTVALKILKDEYLGDPGFLERFRAEARHAALVNHEGIANVFDYGEEDGSAYLVMELVPGEALSTMIEREHTLPVDKVLDIVAQTANALQAAHAVGLVHRDIKPGNLLITPDGRVKITDFGIARIADQVPLTATGQVMGTVQYLSPEQASGHPASPSTDIYSLGIVAYECLAGRRPFTGESQVAIAMAHINEQPPPLPADVPEPVSALVMSCIAKKPADRPATAANLARAAQALRRGDVAAATVAVPMLADAGTVAFNPPQRQGDDAATALLGTQAGSSVGGPRTPPSPTSADDEPKKKRAWIWWVVGIVVLLAIGGVIAAVALNGNAEPETPASTSSSPRSTPTRSTPTPTPTQVSRIDIDSSDYVGRATSDVEAELRNLQLVPNVVDGDPATGSNQPNTVQSLDPTGSLTAGTTITIRQYTTPPSVEKPATPTASDVSDTGAVTFSWAEATCPTGYTVSTYTWIATGGKDSSGATSGTISSTAVNIQADAADEPVTFKYSVTCGAGGNNLAKSPGSDAATATWTVGDTTDPGDGTDPGDGTNPSQGAQD; from the coding sequence ATGAGACCCACCAGCGGGCTCACCTTCGGTGGGCGGTACCAGCTCTCGTCCCGCGTCGCGATCGGCGGCATGGGTGAGGTGTGGCAGGCGACCGACCTGGTCATCGGCCGCACCGTCGCGCTCAAGATCCTCAAGGACGAGTACCTCGGTGACCCCGGGTTCCTCGAGCGCTTCCGCGCCGAGGCCCGGCACGCGGCGCTCGTCAACCACGAGGGCATCGCGAACGTCTTCGACTACGGCGAGGAGGACGGCAGCGCCTACCTCGTGATGGAGCTCGTGCCCGGTGAGGCCCTCTCCACCATGATCGAGCGGGAGCACACGCTGCCGGTCGACAAGGTGCTCGACATCGTCGCGCAGACCGCGAACGCCCTCCAGGCCGCGCACGCCGTGGGCCTCGTGCACCGCGACATCAAGCCGGGCAACCTGCTCATCACGCCGGACGGCCGCGTCAAGATCACCGACTTCGGCATCGCACGCATCGCCGACCAGGTCCCCCTGACCGCGACGGGCCAGGTCATGGGCACCGTCCAGTACCTCTCGCCCGAACAGGCCAGCGGACACCCGGCGTCGCCGTCGACCGACATCTACTCGCTCGGCATCGTGGCGTACGAGTGCCTCGCGGGACGGCGCCCCTTCACGGGCGAGTCGCAGGTCGCGATCGCGATGGCGCACATCAACGAACAGCCGCCGCCGCTGCCCGCCGACGTCCCGGAGCCGGTCTCCGCGCTGGTGATGTCCTGCATCGCGAAGAAGCCGGCGGACCGCCCCGCGACCGCGGCGAACCTGGCCCGCGCGGCGCAGGCGCTCCGCCGCGGGGACGTCGCTGCCGCGACCGTCGCCGTCCCGATGCTCGCGGACGCCGGGACCGTCGCGTTCAACCCGCCGCAGCGGCAGGGTGACGACGCCGCGACCGCGCTCCTCGGCACCCAGGCCGGCTCATCGGTCGGTGGTCCCCGCACCCCGCCGTCGCCCACCTCGGCGGACGACGAGCCGAAGAAGAAGCGCGCGTGGATCTGGTGGGTGGTCGGCATCGTCGTCCTGCTCGCAATCGGTGGTGTGATCGCTGCGGTCGCCCTGAACGGCAACGCGGAACCCGAGACGCCCGCATCGACCAGCTCGTCCCCGCGATCGACCCCGACCCGGAGCACGCCGACGCCGACCCCGACGCAGGTGAGCCGGATCGACATCGACTCGTCGGACTACGTCGGCCGTGCCACGAGCGACGTCGAGGCAGAACTCCGGAACCTCCAGCTCGTGCCGAACGTCGTGGACGGCGACCCCGCGACCGGGTCGAACCAGCCGAACACGGTGCAGTCGCTCGACCCGACCGGCAGCCTGACCGCCGGCACGACGATCACCATCCGGCAGTACACGACGCCGCCGAGCGTGGAGAAGCCCGCGACGCCCACCGCGAGCGACGTCTCGGACACGGGTGCGGTCACGTTCAGCTGGGCCGAGGCGACCTGCCCGACCGGGTACACGGTCTCGACCTACACGTGGATCGCCACCGGAGGCAAGGACTCCTCGGGCGCCACGTCCGGGACGATCTCCTCGACCGCCGTCAACATCCAGGCCGACGCTGCGGACGAGCCCGTCACGTTCAAGTACTCGGTGACGTGCGGCGCGGGCGGCAACAACCTCGCCAAGTCGCCCGGTTCCGATGCCGCCACGGCGACCTGGACCGTCGGCGACACGACGGACCCGGGCGACGGCACCGACCCGGGTGACGGCACGAACCCGAGCCAGGGGGCGCAGGACTGA
- the pknB gene encoding Stk1 family PASTA domain-containing Ser/Thr kinase, protein MPEGVTAGITLLADRYEIGDVIGRGGMATVHLGNDTRLGRKVAVKLLKPSLANDPAFRTRFRQEAQSAARMAHPTIVRVYDAGEETVTETSGAEVQVPYIVMEHVEGRPLSDIISDGPVAPAEAVRITEGILTALEYSHRAGVVHRDIKPANIMVTHTGQVKVMDFGIARAITDTSATVAQTTSILGTASYFSPEQARGETVDARTDLYSTGVVLFELLTGRPPFIGDSPVAVAYQHVSEQPAAPSTITSDVSPALDAVTLHALVKDRTRRFQSAAEFRTDLQQAAAGQVPSSTRKLQQQHASDASTMLFGVNPRTTSNPAVAFRELDDDTAEHRPQRTQNRPPVAWIWVGIVLIVAIIAATVFFVANLQPGKAPVSSSVTVPNVVGATWDSAATRLKKDDLVPVKVPEASDDVDRGSVIRTEPGSGNTVARKYKVNVVVSSGPAQVTVPNVANQTQDAAQQALQAAGLEVGAVSSDYSSSVPEGTVLSSDPGSGSTATKGTVVNLTVSNGKVQLPDVTNQQFPAANQTLQNLGLTVGQNPSYSCTGGLVTQQDQPAGDIAQGSTVTLTYCAGSAQPQQTEQPSPGDSSGGKGDGGKGDGGKRDDG, encoded by the coding sequence GTGCCAGAAGGTGTGACAGCGGGGATCACGCTCCTCGCCGACCGCTACGAGATCGGTGACGTCATCGGTCGTGGCGGCATGGCCACCGTGCACCTCGGCAACGACACCCGGCTCGGGCGCAAGGTGGCCGTCAAGCTGCTGAAGCCGAGCCTCGCCAACGACCCGGCGTTCCGGACCCGCTTCCGGCAGGAAGCCCAGTCGGCCGCGCGGATGGCCCACCCGACGATCGTGCGCGTGTACGACGCGGGCGAGGAGACCGTCACGGAGACCTCCGGTGCCGAGGTCCAGGTTCCGTACATCGTGATGGAGCACGTCGAGGGGCGTCCGCTCTCCGACATCATCTCGGACGGTCCTGTCGCCCCGGCCGAGGCCGTCCGCATCACCGAGGGCATCCTCACGGCCCTCGAGTACTCGCACCGTGCCGGTGTCGTCCACCGCGACATCAAGCCGGCGAACATCATGGTCACGCACACCGGCCAGGTGAAGGTGATGGACTTCGGCATCGCCCGCGCCATCACGGACACCTCCGCCACGGTCGCGCAGACCACCTCGATCCTCGGCACGGCGTCGTACTTCTCGCCGGAGCAGGCGCGCGGCGAGACCGTCGACGCCCGCACCGACCTCTACTCGACCGGTGTGGTCCTCTTCGAACTGCTCACCGGACGTCCGCCGTTCATCGGCGACAGCCCGGTCGCGGTCGCCTACCAGCACGTGAGCGAGCAGCCTGCCGCTCCGTCCACGATCACGTCGGACGTCTCCCCGGCACTCGACGCCGTGACCCTGCACGCCCTCGTCAAGGACCGCACGCGTCGGTTCCAGAGCGCGGCGGAGTTCCGGACCGACCTGCAGCAGGCGGCCGCCGGTCAGGTGCCGTCCTCGACGCGGAAGCTCCAGCAGCAGCACGCGAGCGACGCCTCGACGATGCTGTTCGGCGTCAACCCGCGCACCACGTCGAACCCGGCGGTGGCGTTCCGCGAGCTCGACGACGACACCGCCGAGCACCGGCCGCAACGCACGCAGAACCGCCCCCCGGTGGCGTGGATCTGGGTGGGCATCGTGCTCATCGTCGCGATCATCGCCGCGACCGTGTTCTTCGTCGCGAACCTGCAGCCCGGCAAGGCGCCCGTGTCGTCCTCGGTGACGGTCCCGAACGTCGTCGGTGCCACGTGGGACTCGGCGGCCACGCGACTGAAGAAGGACGACCTGGTCCCCGTCAAGGTCCCGGAGGCCTCGGACGACGTCGATCGCGGATCGGTCATCCGGACGGAACCCGGATCGGGCAACACTGTCGCGCGCAAGTACAAGGTGAACGTGGTGGTGTCCTCCGGGCCGGCCCAGGTCACCGTGCCGAACGTCGCGAACCAGACGCAGGACGCTGCCCAGCAGGCGCTCCAGGCCGCCGGACTCGAGGTCGGCGCGGTGAGCTCCGACTACTCGTCGAGCGTGCCCGAGGGCACCGTGCTGAGCAGCGACCCGGGCAGCGGTTCGACCGCCACCAAGGGCACGGTCGTGAACCTCACGGTGTCGAACGGCAAGGTGCAGCTCCCGGACGTCACGAACCAGCAGTTCCCGGCCGCGAACCAGACGCTGCAGAACCTCGGGCTGACCGTCGGGCAGAACCCGTCGTACTCCTGCACGGGTGGTCTCGTCACGCAGCAGGACCAGCCCGCGGGCGACATCGCCCAGGGCAGCACCGTCACGCTGACCTACTGCGCCGGTTCTGCGCAGCCGCAGCAGACCGAGCAGCCGTCGCCCGGCGACTCCTCGGGCGGCAAGGGCGACGGCGGCAAGGGCGACGGCGGCAAGCGCGACGACGGCTGA
- a CDS encoding gamma-glutamyl-gamma-aminobutyrate hydrolase family protein (Members of this family of hydrolases with an active site Cys residue belong to MEROPS family C26.) encodes MTKILVVDNYDSFVYTLNGYVQQLGAETDVVRNDSFSEDEIAERIADYDGVLLSPGPGTPADAGVSIPTVRAAIAADKPLLGVCLGHQAIAEALGAVVTHADELMHGKTSQVDHDDSTLFTGVPHPFTATRYHSLAIVDGTVPDELVVTARTGGGVIMGVEHRDHPVYGVQFHPESVLTEGGYRMVGNWLQTTGLDGAAARAADLNPLIAAHRP; translated from the coding sequence ATGACCAAGATCCTCGTCGTCGACAACTACGACAGCTTCGTCTACACGCTGAACGGGTACGTCCAGCAGCTGGGCGCCGAGACGGACGTCGTCCGCAACGACTCGTTCTCCGAGGACGAGATCGCCGAGCGGATCGCCGACTACGACGGCGTGCTCCTCTCCCCGGGCCCTGGCACCCCCGCGGACGCCGGTGTGTCGATCCCGACCGTCCGTGCGGCCATCGCCGCCGACAAGCCACTGCTGGGCGTGTGTCTCGGCCACCAGGCCATCGCCGAAGCCCTCGGCGCGGTCGTGACCCACGCGGACGAGCTCATGCACGGCAAGACGTCGCAGGTCGACCACGACGACAGCACGCTCTTCACCGGTGTCCCGCACCCCTTCACCGCGACGCGCTACCACTCCCTCGCGATCGTCGACGGAACGGTCCCCGACGAGCTCGTCGTGACGGCTCGGACGGGTGGCGGCGTGATCATGGGCGTCGAGCACCGCGACCACCCCGTCTACGGCGTGCAGTTCCACCCCGAGTCCGTCCTCACGGAGGGCGGCTACCGGATGGTGGGCAACTGGCTCCAGACCACCGGGTTGGACGGCGCCGCTGCGCGGGCGGCCGACCTCAACCCGCTCATCGCCGCACACCGGCCCTGA
- a CDS encoding cell division protein CrgA: MAKDKDRTKPARRTRADSVDTAGDSPNPVWFKPVMFGFMLLGLAWVIVFYVSQGTLPVPSLDSWNILIGFGIMFIGFLMTTRWR; this comes from the coding sequence ATGGCCAAGGACAAGGACCGCACCAAGCCCGCCCGGAGGACCCGAGCCGACTCGGTCGACACCGCGGGGGACAGCCCGAACCCTGTGTGGTTCAAGCCGGTCATGTTCGGCTTCATGCTGCTCGGGCTTGCTTGGGTCATCGTGTTCTACGTGTCCCAGGGCACGCTCCCGGTTCCGTCGCTCGATTCGTGGAACATCCTCATCGGCTTCGGCATCATGTTCATCGGCTTCCTGATGACCACGCGTTGGCGCTGA
- a CDS encoding rhomboid family intramembrane serine protease, with translation MTDPASNPNTCYRHPDRQSFVLCQRCGRTICPECQTPAAVGVHCPECVREQRAQFQANRRASGAPSGLTVARRRFAMLDQKGTVVLVAVSVAVWLLDQVTGRALTSAMLYFAPVADTQPWRIVTGLFVHSSIFHILFNMWALWIFGRMLENILGTWRFLALFFLSGLGGDLAVTLLSPSSPVVGASGAIFGLFAAFFVIQRSLGYNAVQLLVIMGLNLIVGFLPGTNISWQAHIGGIVLGFITGFVFSKTRNIRQRGLQTALLVTEAVVLLAGILLGATGMFA, from the coding sequence TTGACCGACCCGGCATCCAACCCGAACACCTGCTACCGGCACCCCGACCGGCAGAGCTTCGTGCTCTGTCAGCGGTGTGGCCGGACGATCTGCCCCGAGTGCCAGACGCCGGCGGCGGTGGGTGTGCACTGCCCGGAGTGCGTGCGTGAGCAGCGGGCGCAGTTCCAGGCGAACCGTCGGGCATCGGGTGCCCCGAGCGGTCTGACCGTCGCTCGACGACGGTTCGCGATGCTCGACCAGAAGGGGACCGTCGTCCTCGTGGCGGTCAGCGTCGCGGTGTGGCTGCTCGACCAGGTGACGGGGCGGGCGCTCACGAGCGCGATGCTGTACTTCGCACCGGTCGCGGACACGCAGCCGTGGCGGATCGTCACCGGGCTGTTCGTGCACTCGTCCATCTTCCACATCCTCTTCAACATGTGGGCGCTGTGGATCTTCGGGCGGATGCTCGAGAACATCCTCGGGACCTGGCGGTTCCTCGCGCTGTTCTTCCTGTCGGGCCTCGGGGGCGACCTCGCGGTGACCCTGTTGAGCCCGAGTTCGCCGGTCGTCGGCGCTTCCGGTGCGATCTTCGGCCTGTTCGCTGCGTTCTTCGTGATCCAGCGGAGCCTCGGGTACAACGCGGTGCAACTGCTCGTGATCATGGGACTGAACCTGATCGTGGGGTTCCTGCCCGGGACGAACATCTCGTGGCAGGCGCACATCGGTGGCATCGTGCTCGGGTTCATCACCGGATTCGTGTTCTCCAAGACACGGAACATCCGCCAGCGCGGTCTGCAGACGGCGTTGCTCGTGACCGAGGCGGTGGTCCTGCTCGCCGGGATCCTCCTGGGGGCGACGGGCATGTTCGCCTGA
- a CDS encoding peptidylprolyl isomerase: protein MSLHTAVATIHTNKGDIRVNLFGNHAPKTVKNFVDLATGKQEWTHPGTGKVSTDKLYDGVVFHRIIKDFMIQGGDPLGQGIGGPGYRFDDEIHPELTFQNPYIFAMANAGIQGGRGTNGSQFFITTVATPWLQGKHTIFGEVADDESRAVVDAIEGVATDGRDKPLEDVVIESIDVEDV, encoded by the coding sequence ATGTCTCTGCACACCGCTGTCGCAACGATCCACACGAACAAGGGCGACATCCGCGTCAACCTCTTCGGCAACCACGCTCCCAAGACCGTCAAGAACTTCGTCGACCTCGCGACGGGCAAGCAGGAGTGGACCCACCCCGGGACCGGGAAGGTCTCGACCGACAAGCTCTACGACGGCGTCGTCTTCCACCGCATCATCAAGGACTTCATGATCCAGGGCGGCGACCCGCTCGGTCAGGGCATCGGCGGCCCGGGCTACCGGTTCGACGACGAGATCCACCCGGAGCTCACCTTCCAGAACCCGTACATCTTCGCGATGGCCAACGCCGGTATCCAGGGCGGCCGCGGGACGAACGGCTCGCAGTTCTTCATCACGACCGTGGCCACGCCGTGGCTGCAGGGCAAGCACACCATCTTCGGTGAGGTCGCGGACGACGAGTCCCGGGCGGTCGTCGACGCCATCGAGGGCGTGGCGACCGACGGTCGTGACAAGCCGCTCGAGGACGTCGTCATCGAGAGCATCGACGTCGAGGACGTCTGA
- a CDS encoding dihydrofolate reductase family protein yields MGTLVVVENVSLDGVMQAPASPDEDTRGGFRLGGWAVAPLAADPEAAMAAFGGGSGSADGAMLFGRRTYSDVVGHWLGVTEENPFTPVLRDTRKYVVTRDPDLKLPYPNSERLAGDLGAAVRRAVDTVEGEVVVLGSGDVVRQLAALGLVDRYVLTLIPVVLGGGQRLFGDIHAELQVVRTSVSPTGIVTGVYDVVH; encoded by the coding sequence ATGGGAACGCTCGTGGTGGTGGAGAACGTCAGTCTCGACGGCGTGATGCAGGCACCGGCGTCACCCGACGAGGACACCCGCGGAGGGTTCCGGCTCGGCGGGTGGGCGGTCGCGCCCCTCGCGGCGGACCCCGAAGCAGCGATGGCGGCCTTCGGCGGCGGATCGGGATCGGCGGACGGGGCGATGCTGTTCGGTCGGCGGACCTACTCCGACGTCGTGGGGCACTGGCTCGGCGTGACCGAGGAGAACCCTTTCACCCCGGTGCTGCGGGACACCCGGAAGTACGTCGTCACGCGCGACCCGGACCTCAAGCTGCCGTACCCGAACTCCGAACGGCTGGCCGGGGACCTCGGTGCAGCGGTCCGGCGCGCCGTCGACACGGTCGAGGGCGAGGTCGTCGTGCTGGGGAGCGGTGACGTCGTCCGGCAGCTCGCTGCCCTCGGGCTCGTGGACCGCTACGTCCTCACGCTGATCCCCGTCGTGCTCGGTGGCGGTCAGCGGCTGTTCGGGGACATCCACGCGGAACTCCAGGTCGTGCGCACGTCGGTCTCGCCCACCGGGATCGTCACCGGTGTGTACGACGTCGTGCACTGA
- a CDS encoding DUF3566 domain-containing protein, translating into MSSVAEKLQKKAKRPVGTRQVRLRLVYVDFWSMVKLSFLIALAGSIVIVVATALVWVILNQTGVFTQVDALLKDVTGQNNYSIMDQFSLGQVLGFSIVVGILNVVVGTVLGAIVSVLYNLSVRITGGLLVGFTNN; encoded by the coding sequence ATGAGTAGTGTCGCCGAGAAGCTCCAGAAGAAGGCGAAGCGGCCCGTCGGCACCCGGCAGGTCCGCCTGCGACTGGTGTACGTCGACTTCTGGTCGATGGTGAAGCTGAGCTTCCTCATCGCCCTCGCCGGTTCGATCGTGATCGTCGTCGCCACGGCGCTGGTGTGGGTCATCCTGAACCAGACGGGCGTCTTCACCCAGGTCGACGCCCTGCTGAAGGACGTCACCGGCCAGAACAACTACTCGATCATGGACCAGTTCTCGCTGGGCCAGGTGCTCGGGTTCTCGATCGTCGTGGGCATCCTCAACGTGGTCGTCGGCACCGTGCTCGGCGCGATCGTGAGTGTCCTCTACAACCTCAGTGTGCGCATCACCGGCGGCCTGCTCGTCGGCTTCACGAACAACTGA